DNA from Tautonia marina:
GGGTCGCGAACCAGTGCTGGGCCTCGGACTCGGCGGGCGAACCGGTGACGCTGGGGATGGCGACAAGCTCGCGCAGGCAGGCGACCATCCCGGATTCGTCGATCGCCGCCAGGGCGGCGTTTTCTTCGGAGGTTTGCGCGGACATGCGTTGCGTGATTCCTCGGTTCGAAGGCGAAAGTCGAGGTTTGTGACGCGCCGAACGGAAATCCCTGGCATCTCGTTCGGCATTCTAAGCAGGAGTTCAGATTGGCTGAAGGTCGGAGACGTTCGCAGCCCCACCCCGACAATGATGTCGATCACTTGCTGTCCATGTAGGGATTTCGAGGGACCGGCCCGGCGATGACAATCGTGAGATTGAGCGCGTCGGCGATTTTGCCGATATTTTCACTCGTCAACCTTCTTGCACCATTGCAGAACTTGCAGATCGATACCCTCGGGACTCCCGACAATTTTGCGAGTTGCTCCTGCGTGTAACCGCAGCCCTTGATGTGATCGATCAACG
Protein-coding regions in this window:
- a CDS encoding helix-turn-helix transcriptional regulator, with product LIDHIKGCGYTQEQLAKLSGVPRVSICKFCNGARRLTSENIGKIADALNLTIVIAGPVPRNPYMDSK